The following proteins are encoded in a genomic region of Papaver somniferum cultivar HN1 unplaced genomic scaffold, ASM357369v1 unplaced-scaffold_10, whole genome shotgun sequence:
- the LOC113326561 gene encoding peroxidase 5-like has product MNTMIKVVSVLCFVVLNLSLLGVSAEHGLRHHYYYKKCPLAEAIIANMMKDIVRDDPRVPPRLIRMHFHDCFVRGCDASVLLNSTPNNKAEKDAGPNLSLKAFDVIDKIKGVLEYHCPGVVSCADILTYATRESVHLSGKFPRYDVRGGRKDGIISLEADALTQLPPPFADVNQLIQGFAQKGLTAEEMVTLSGAHTIGVSQCSSISGRHVNFQNTGKPDPTLDFHLAATLRKECKSDNSIVVMDRFTPGVTDNKYYHGLLQNKGLFTSDQTLLTNFVTKKEVLQNAYQPSVWAEKFIRAMIKMGEIEVLTGKQGQIRKKCSSVNYKKY; this is encoded by the exons ATGAACACTATGATTAAAGTTGTTTCTGTTCTCTGTTTTGTTGTCCTCAACTTGTCTCTGCTTGGTGTTAGTGCTGAACATGGTCTAAGGCATCATTATTACTACAAAAAATGTCCACTGGCTGAGGCGATTATCGCCAATATGATGAAAGATATTGTTCGCGATGACCCGAGGGTTCCTCCTAGGTTGATAAGGATGCATTTCCACGATTGTTTTGTAAGG GGATGTGATGCATCAGTTCTTTTAAACTCTACGCCAAATAACAAGGCAGAAAAAGATGCAGGTCCAAATCTAAGCCTTAAAGCTTTTGATGTGATCGACAAAATTAAAGGAGTGTTGGAGTATCACTGCCCCGGAGTTGTTTCATGTGCTGATATCCTCACGTATGCAACTAGGGAAAGTGTTCATCTG TCCGGCAAATTCCCACGATATGATGTTCGAGGAGGGCGAAAAGATGGTATCATTTCTCTAGAAGCGGATGCTCTCACACAACTTCCACCCCCATTTGCTGATGTCAATCAGCTTATACAAGGATTTGCTCAGAAAGGTCTCACAGCTGAAGAAATGGTTACCCTATCAG GAGCACATACAATAGGTGTTTCGCAGTGTTCTTCCATCTCTGGGCGACATGTGAACTTCCAAAATACAGGAAAACCAGACCCCACGCTTGATTTCCACTTAGCAGCAACATTGAGGAAAGAATGTAAAAGCGATAACAGTATTGTTGTGATGGACAGATTCACACCAGGAGTTACAGACAACAAATATTACCATGGTTTATTACAAAACAAAGGGTTATTCACATCAGACCAGACACTGTTGACGAATTTCGTAACTAAAAAGGAAGTCTTGCAAAACGCCTATCAACCTTCGGTATGGGCCGAAAAGTTTATCCGtgcaatgattaaaatgggagaaaTTGAAGTATTAACAGGGAAGCAAGGACAAATCAGAAAGAAATGTAGTTCCGTGAATTACAAAAAATACTGA
- the LOC113326562 gene encoding transmembrane protein 136-like produces the protein MEDYIVRLVVCGVISWTALFISVRKMFPKKSFSFCNRVVSTIHASLGVILASLSVQDWSCPVCPMAAPSSPFQMQTLAVTLAYMIYDLMCCFFGPDHFNIDNAVHHLVSIIGIGAGLYYQMCGSELVAALWVTEISSPFLHARELLRELGYKDTDLNLLADILFAVIFSIARMGVGPYITYITLSADNPLLIKIMGSGLQLVSAFWFYKIVMMVRYKLFKRNNASNKVN, from the exons ATGGAGGATTACATAGTGAGATTGGTTGTCTGTGGAGTAATTTCATGGACAGCATTATTTATTTCAGTGAGGAAAATGTTCCCCAAAAAATCATTCAGTTTCTGTAATCGAGTTGTTTCAACAATCCATGCTTCACTTGGTGTAATTTTAGCTTCTCTATCTGTTCAAGACTGGAGTTGTCCCGTTTGTCCCATGGCTGCCCCCTCTTCTCCTTTTCAG ATGCAAACATTGGCAGTGACCCTTGCTTACATGATTTATGATCTAATGTGTTGCTTCTTTGGTCCTGATCATTTCAACATTGACAATGCTGTTCATCATCTAGTCAGCATCATCGGCATTGGTGCTGGTCTCTATTACCAAATG TGTGGGTCTGAGCTGGTTGCAGCATTGTGGGTGACAGAAATATCTAGCCCGTTTCTTCACGCGAGAGAGCTTCTCAGAGAACTTGGCTACAAGGACACTGACCTAAATTTACTGGCTGAT ATCTTATTTGCCGTCATCTTCTCAATTGCAAGGATGGGTGTCGGTCCTTATATCACTTACATTACATTGTCTGCGGACAACCCACTACTTATAAAG ATAATGGGTTCAGGGTTGCAGTTGGTTAGTGCGTTTTGGTTCTACAAGATTGTAATGATGGTGAGATACAAACTTTTCAAGAGGAACAATGCTAGTAATAAAGTGAACTAA